The following DNA comes from Myxococcales bacterium.
CGCCGAACCCTGCGAACTTGCCGTAAGCCGGCACGTACGTGAAGTTCAGCGCCGCACCCCAGTTGTATTCCGTGAGCGGAACACCAACACGCGCGGAACGTCGCACCTGCGCGTTGAAGTCGCTGTCCACGTTGAACGGCTGGTAGTAGTTGAAGTTCGCGCCAACGGCGAGGACGTTGGTGATGTAGTAGTTGAGCGCGATACCCGGACCCGGGTGGCTCACGAACTGATCGTTCAAGCTGAACGACCAGTACGGATTCACCTCGAGCCGTCGCACACGCAGCGCAAAGATCTGCTGCACGGCGTAGATCTGCTCTTTGAGAGGTTTCGCGGCCTCCTTGTTCATGTCCAGCTTGGGGCAAGCTGCGGGGTCGATCTTGCAGATGTCACCGAGGTCGCTTCCGGTGTCACCCGGAAGTTCGCCACCCGGTTCCTCGCCGCCTTCACCGGCAGCTTCTCCACCTTCACCTGCGACTTCAGTGCCATCCCCCGCTTTGTCAGCCTCTTTGCCGGCATCTTTGCCGGCCTCGGCTGCGGCCGGCTTGTCGCCGGCAGCGGGCTTTTTGCCCTGAGCCCAGGCACCCGCGGGCATTGCGCAAAGCGCAGCCGCAACGAGGAGCCCGACGCGCGTTTTCTTCATCGATGCCTCTTCCGCTTTCCGTGAACCACGACCGCTGCGGAGACTACCGCTACAACGAGCTCTGCAACTACCCAAAATAATTAACGAAATCCGCTACGCCCGAGTGCCGGGGGACTATATCACGCGCGCTTTTTTGCGATCAACCACGAAAACTAAAGAGAAACCCGCGCGCTCCCTCAGCCCCAATCTCGGCCCCTCGTCCGCGCCCGAAATCGGGCGCCTCGGCGGACCATTCCGAGCCCCTGCGATCACGCGGCGCTCGCCTCTTCGTCCAACCCGAGCAGGGCCTCCACGAACTCGTCCGGAGAGAAATCGCGCAGGTCGTCGGGGCGCTCGCCCAGGCCCACGAACCGGACGGGTACCCCGAACGTGTCACAAATGCCGAGAATGACGCCGCCTTTGGCGGTGCCATCGAGCTTGGTGAGCACGATCCCCGTGAGCTCGAGGTGCTCCTTGAACTCCTTGGCCTGTGCCAGGGCGTTCTGACCGTTGGTCGCATCCACCACCAGCAGAACCTCATGGGGGGCGCCAGCCAAGGCTTTGTCGGCGGTCTTGGCGATCTTCTTCATTTCGGCCATCAAGTTGGTCTTGGTGTGCAGGCGCCCGGCCGTGTCTGCGAGCACGACCTCGGCCCCGGTCTCCTGGGCCTTCTTGATCGCGTCGAACACCACGCTGCCCGGGTCGGCGCCGTCCTTGCCACGCACGACGTCACAACCAATGCGCTCGCCCCACACGACGAGCTGTTGCACGGCGGCCGCGCGGAAGGTGTCGCCTGCGGCCAGGACGACCTTCTTGCCGTCGGCTTGAAGCTTCGTTGCGAGCTTCCCGATCGTCGTCGTCTTGCCCGCACCGTTGACGCCGACCAAGAGCACCACGGTCGGATTGCCGGTGAGGGGAAACGCACCCGCCTTGCCGTCGACCTCCAGGATGCGCTTGGCCTCGTCGCGCACCGCGCTCCAGACCTTTTCAGAGTCGAGGAGATCGGCCTTGCTCAGTGACTCTTTGATCCGCGTGAGCATCGCTTGCGTCGTCCCGACGCCCACGTCCGACGAGAGCAGGATCTCCTCAATTTCCTCGGCGATCGCAGGATTCAGCTCCTTCTTCCCGCTGATCAATGCGCGGAGCTTGCCGAAGAAACCCTCCTCACCTCGAGACTTCGCCAAGCCCTTGCGCAGGCCCGCCACATCGCGCGTGCGTGTGAGCGAGGGGCGCGAAGGCACCGGCGCCTCCGCTTCGACTGCGATGTCGGCTTCGACGCTCTGGGAAGACTCCGCTCGCCGGGCGCTCTTTTCGGGCTCAGCGTCTTTCGACGCCGCGGCCTTGGCTTTCTCGGCGACCGCAGGTTTGGGCTTGGGCTCGTCGCTCTTCTTGGTCTCTTCCCGTTTTGCTGGCAGCTCTTGTTTCGGAGCTGCCCCGAGCTTGTCCGGCTCGGACTTGCGGATGAACAGGAAGTAGACGGCGACGAGCGCCACGATCCCGACGAGGACGTAGACGATTTCCATCTGTGGCGCGTGCCTCCAGGCAGTTGGGCCGCGGACTATAGGGAGCGCAGGTTTCGGCCGTCAACGCTTGGGATCGTCTACGGCCCGCCAAGCGGGTTCTTGCTCCCGAACCCGCTCTTCGACCTCGGCGTCTGGCGGGCTCGGCCCGAACGCCGCCTGTTCGACCTCCCCGGCCCAGACCACGACGTCTTCGGCCCGGCGGCTGCGGGCCACCGAGGCGACATGTCGCGGCGTCGCGTCGCCCGGCGTGGTCCACGGCTTGCCCATTCGTGCGGCCCATTCGACGAGCCGCGCTAGTAGGGCCCTGCGCCGTGAAACAAGACTGATTTGGAGGCTTCCCGCCAGAGGTAGGTCCTTCACCAGGGTCGAGTGCCAAGCCGCGGAGACCTCCAGCCGGGCGCCCTCGACTCGATTGACCGGTGCGAGCTCGAAACGCCCCTCGTCGTCGGTAGTCGTCCTGGCCGCGACACCATCCGAGGCGAAAGCCGGTAGGATCACGGTCAAGGTCGCCCCGCCCACCGGGGTCGCTTCGTGGGCGTCGTACACCCGGCCGCGCCATCCGGAGCGTTCGGGACCCGCCTCGATGACCTCCAAGGATGGCCGTCCCGGAGGCAGGCTGAGGCGGTCTCGTTCAGGTTTTTCCGTTCGCGGCGGGCGCCACCAGCTACGCACGACCCACGCGCCGACAGCTAGCGCCGCGATGACCCAGGGGAATCGGCGCCATGGGCTAGGGGGTGAGACTGGGACGCTGACGGTGATGGGCTCAGTCGCGAGCCACCACGGAACCTCCGGCAGGTAGCGCAGGGTCACGGGCACGACGCCCGCCGCGGGCAAGGGAAACAAGGCAGTGACTCGGGAGGAGCCAGCGTGCACGGGCGCCGTTCCGACGCTGTCGTTTCCCACCACCATCTCGATCGCACCGCTCGGCACGGCCCCAACGCTGGACCCGACAGCGACATCGATGCTCAAGCCGGAGCTCGGATCAGCGGGCCCCAGTTTGCCCGCGGTCGAAAGCACGACCCGCACGTTGCGCTGGATCGTCGCCGAGCGCCGCGCAGGCTGCACGGTATCCGAGCCAGCGAACTCCGCCACGAGTTCGGCCAGACCCGGCATTCCCAGATCCCGCGAGTGGAAGCTGACCTCGGCGCGTTCGCCCGAGCGCAGCGCAGTGCGCCCGAGCTCTCTCGTCGAACCATCACGCTCTTTGAGCAAGAGGCGGATCTGCAGCGCCTCGTCGATGGGCTCATCGTTGGGCTCTACCCGCGCGTCGAGCCAGACCGTATGCGTCTCCCGCTCCAGCGCGAGCTGAACGGGCGCCGGCGAAAACGCAAGCAGCAGGCTGCGCCGGGACGAGTCGACATCGAGCGTGACCTCCCCGCGGTCGTGGAAGCGATCCCCCTCGAACGCCACCTGCAACGCGG
Coding sequences within:
- a CDS encoding outer membrane beta-barrel domain-containing protein: MKKTRVGLLVAAALCAMPAGAWAQGKKPAAGDKPAAAEAGKDAGKEADKAGDGTEVAGEGGEAAGEGGEEPGGELPGDTGSDLGDICKIDPAACPKLDMNKEAAKPLKEQIYAVQQIFALRVRRLEVNPYWSFSLNDQFVSHPGPGIALNYYITNVLAVGANFNYYQPFNVDSDFNAQVRRSARVGVPLTEYNWGAALNFTYVPAYGKFAGFGDFIFHYDAYVVGGVGAISTRPIPVIDPDNRNFEWENRIAFNAGLGLRIFFNRWFAATMEVRDYVFNDKLENTSIPLTQKDQQDSAKWYGESKLTNAVQAQVGVSIFIPFSFDYRLPK
- the ftsY gene encoding signal recognition particle-docking protein FtsY, whose protein sequence is MEIVYVLVGIVALVAVYFLFIRKSEPDKLGAAPKQELPAKREETKKSDEPKPKPAVAEKAKAAASKDAEPEKSARRAESSQSVEADIAVEAEAPVPSRPSLTRTRDVAGLRKGLAKSRGEEGFFGKLRALISGKKELNPAIAEEIEEILLSSDVGVGTTQAMLTRIKESLSKADLLDSEKVWSAVRDEAKRILEVDGKAGAFPLTGNPTVVLLVGVNGAGKTTTIGKLATKLQADGKKVVLAAGDTFRAAAVQQLVVWGERIGCDVVRGKDGADPGSVVFDAIKKAQETGAEVVLADTAGRLHTKTNLMAEMKKIAKTADKALAGAPHEVLLVVDATNGQNALAQAKEFKEHLELTGIVLTKLDGTAKGGVILGICDTFGVPVRFVGLGERPDDLRDFSPDEFVEALLGLDEEASAA
- a CDS encoding carboxypeptidase regulatory-like domain-containing protein, which gives rise to MRSPASLRVFLLTVLVAWAPRAWAVKVQVRGNTQVDARAALKDGRIELRGSVRDDTGRPLGQARLRVSAARERGGPVLKLGRSLGCGTTAQNHIHPSAEELLVDTDGAGAFCLAFTTLERRAALQVAFEGDRFHDRGEVTLDVDSSRRSLLLAFSPAPVQLALERETHTVWLDARVEPNDEPIDEALQIRLLLKERDGSTRELGRTALRSGERAEVSFHSRDLGMPGLAELVAEFAGSDTVQPARRSATIQRNVRVVLSTAGKLGPADPSSGLSIDVAVGSSVGAVPSGAIEMVVGNDSVGTAPVHAGSSRVTALFPLPAAGVVPVTLRYLPEVPWWLATEPITVSVPVSPPSPWRRFPWVIAALAVGAWVVRSWWRPPRTEKPERDRLSLPPGRPSLEVIEAGPERSGWRGRVYDAHEATPVGGATLTVILPAFASDGVAARTTTDDEGRFELAPVNRVEGARLEVSAAWHSTLVKDLPLAGSLQISLVSRRRALLARLVEWAARMGKPWTTPGDATPRHVASVARSRRAEDVVVWAGEVEQAAFGPSPPDAEVEERVREQEPAWRAVDDPKR